Proteins encoded in a region of the Streptomyces sp. NBC_00513 genome:
- the kdpA gene encoding potassium-transporting ATPase subunit KdpA, which yields MSPVTAGVLQLLALIAALALAYRPLGDHMARVYTSEKHYKPEKWIYKAIGANPNAEMHWPAYLRGVLAFSAVGVLFLYGIQRLQGSLPGSLGFVSIDPDQAFNTAASFVANTNWQSYYGEQAMGHVVQTGGLAVQNFVSAAVGMAVAVALVRGFARSRTGELGNFWSDLVRGTLRILLPISVIGALVLVACGVIQNFAGIHEVGQFMGGSRQWNGGAVASQEVIKELGTNGGGYFNANSAHPFENPTPFSNLFEIFLILLIPFALTRTFGRMVGNLRQGYAILATMGIIWIGFTALMMWTEFAHHGPAFDVAGGAMEGKETRFGIGGSSIFAVATTLTSTGAVNSFHSSYTGFGGGIAMLGMQLGEIAPGGVGSGLYGMLIMAIIAVFIAGLMVGRTPEYLGKKIGTREIKLAACYILVTPALVLCFTAAAMALPTPGNSMTNSGAHGFSEILYAYTSGANNNGSAFAGLNADTQWFNSTIGIAMLLGRFLPMVFVLALAGSLAEQKPIPETAGTLRTDKPLYAGLLVGTIVIITGLTYFPALALGPLAEGLAS from the coding sequence ATGAGCCCCGTAACCGCCGGCGTGCTCCAGCTCCTCGCGCTGATCGCCGCACTCGCGCTGGCCTACCGCCCACTCGGCGACCACATGGCCCGGGTCTACACCTCCGAGAAGCACTACAAACCGGAGAAGTGGATCTACAAGGCCATCGGCGCCAACCCGAACGCCGAGATGCACTGGCCCGCCTACCTGCGCGGCGTCCTCGCCTTCTCGGCGGTGGGCGTCCTGTTCCTCTACGGCATACAGCGCCTACAGGGCAGCCTGCCTGGTTCCCTCGGCTTCGTGTCGATCGATCCGGATCAGGCCTTCAACACCGCCGCGTCCTTCGTGGCGAACACCAACTGGCAGTCGTACTACGGCGAACAGGCCATGGGCCACGTCGTACAGACCGGTGGCCTCGCGGTGCAGAACTTCGTCTCCGCCGCCGTCGGCATGGCCGTCGCGGTCGCCCTCGTACGGGGCTTCGCGCGCTCCCGCACCGGTGAACTCGGCAACTTCTGGTCCGACCTGGTCCGCGGCACCCTCCGCATTCTTCTTCCCATCTCCGTGATCGGCGCCCTCGTCCTGGTCGCCTGCGGAGTCATCCAGAACTTCGCGGGCATCCACGAGGTCGGCCAGTTCATGGGCGGCAGCCGGCAGTGGAACGGCGGGGCGGTCGCCTCGCAGGAGGTCATCAAGGAGCTGGGCACGAACGGCGGCGGCTACTTCAACGCCAACTCCGCCCACCCCTTCGAGAACCCGACCCCCTTCTCGAACCTGTTCGAGATCTTCCTGATCCTGCTCATCCCCTTCGCACTGACCCGCACCTTCGGCCGCATGGTCGGCAACCTGCGCCAGGGCTACGCGATCCTCGCCACCATGGGCATCATCTGGATCGGATTCACCGCGCTGATGATGTGGACCGAGTTCGCTCACCACGGACCGGCGTTCGACGTCGCCGGCGGTGCGATGGAGGGCAAGGAGACCCGCTTCGGCATCGGCGGTTCGTCGATCTTCGCCGTGGCGACGACGCTGACGTCGACCGGCGCCGTCAACTCCTTCCACTCCTCCTACACCGGCTTCGGCGGCGGCATCGCGATGCTGGGCATGCAGCTCGGCGAGATCGCCCCCGGCGGAGTCGGATCCGGCCTCTACGGCATGCTGATCATGGCGATCATCGCGGTGTTCATCGCCGGCCTGATGGTCGGCCGCACCCCCGAGTACCTCGGCAAGAAGATCGGCACCCGCGAGATCAAGCTCGCCGCCTGCTACATCCTCGTCACCCCGGCCCTGGTGCTGTGCTTCACCGCCGCCGCGATGGCCCTGCCCACCCCGGGCAACTCCATGACGAACTCCGGCGCGCACGGCTTCTCCGAGATCCTCTACGCCTACACCTCGGGCGCCAACAACAACGGCTCCGCCTTCGCCGGACTCAACGCCGACACGCAGTGGTTCAACAGCACCATCGGCATCGCCATGCTGCTCGGCCGCTTCCTGCCCATGGTGTTCGTCCTCGCGTTGGCGGGCTCGCTCGCCGAGCAGAAGCCCATCCCCGAGACGGCGGGCACGCTCCGCACCGACAAGCCGCTCTACGCGGGCCTGCTCGTCGGCACGATCGTCATCATCACCGGCCTGACCTACTTCCCCGCCCTCGCGCTGGGGCCGCTCGCCGAAGGGCTCGCCTCATGA
- the kdpF gene encoding K(+)-transporting ATPase subunit F, with the protein MTVENVVGLVVAVSLLGYLVLALVYPERF; encoded by the coding sequence GTGACCGTCGAGAACGTTGTCGGCCTCGTCGTGGCCGTCTCACTGCTCGGATACCTCGTCCTCGCCCTTGTGTACCCGGAGAGGTTCTGA
- a CDS encoding diacylglycerol kinase family protein: MSRRWTARLALAAGVAALLVLVVFAGFGSLVLMGVGWAGLVLTAAGGWWMLTHTGWIRVLAVLLVIAAPLGVLVLYASAGLLWVVLVSLGLWALAVSAGRAALADDTSPTMSERSAGRAEHPFLIMNPRSGGGKVGKFRLAERARAKGAEVVVLDTTGRQDVAELARRAVRGGADLLGVAGGDGTQALVAGVAAEHDIPFMVIGAGTRNHFAMDLGLDRDDPSRCLDALDDGVELRIDIGYLQGGPPGDRSAERVFINNASFGVYAEVVQSPAYRDDKARTILEMLPDLLTHQSGAVLSVRTDELAVEGPQAVLVSNNPYARGDSAGLGRRQGLDSGELGVLCVGVGNAAEATELLLRGGQGRGLTATTARVVVVDADAPVIPVGVDGEALTLPTPVRCRLAPGALRVWVPRHRPGVPPVAPPMDWRRVRTLALSMGRAAAGRGTA, encoded by the coding sequence ATGAGCAGGCGTTGGACCGCGCGTCTGGCCCTCGCGGCGGGCGTGGCCGCGCTCTTGGTACTGGTGGTCTTCGCCGGGTTCGGCAGCCTCGTGCTCATGGGGGTGGGGTGGGCGGGTCTGGTGCTCACGGCGGCCGGTGGCTGGTGGATGCTCACCCACACCGGCTGGATCCGGGTACTGGCCGTGCTGCTGGTGATCGCCGCGCCGCTCGGTGTCCTGGTCCTGTACGCGTCCGCCGGACTCCTGTGGGTCGTGCTGGTCTCCCTCGGCCTGTGGGCATTGGCCGTTTCCGCCGGCAGGGCCGCGCTTGCGGACGACACCTCGCCGACCATGTCGGAGCGGTCCGCCGGCCGGGCCGAGCACCCGTTCCTGATCATGAATCCGCGCTCGGGCGGCGGGAAGGTCGGCAAGTTCCGCCTGGCGGAGCGGGCCAGGGCCAAAGGCGCCGAGGTCGTCGTACTGGACACGACCGGACGGCAGGACGTGGCCGAGCTGGCGCGGCGGGCCGTCCGGGGCGGGGCCGATCTGCTCGGCGTCGCGGGTGGCGACGGTACACAGGCCCTGGTCGCCGGCGTGGCCGCGGAGCACGACATACCGTTCATGGTGATCGGCGCCGGTACCCGCAACCACTTCGCCATGGACCTGGGCCTCGACCGGGACGACCCCTCCAGGTGTCTGGACGCACTGGACGACGGTGTCGAACTGCGCATCGACATCGGCTACCTCCAGGGGGGACCGCCGGGGGACCGGAGCGCGGAGCGCGTCTTCATCAACAACGCCTCGTTCGGCGTGTACGCGGAAGTCGTGCAGAGTCCCGCCTACCGCGACGACAAGGCCCGCACCATCCTGGAGATGCTGCCGGACCTGCTGACCCACCAGAGCGGCGCCGTGCTGAGTGTCCGTACCGACGAGCTGGCCGTGGAGGGCCCCCAGGCGGTACTGGTGAGCAACAACCCCTATGCGAGGGGCGACTCGGCGGGACTGGGGCGCCGACAGGGACTTGACTCGGGCGAGCTGGGGGTGCTGTGTGTCGGCGTCGGCAACGCCGCCGAGGCCACGGAGCTCCTGCTGCGGGGCGGGCAGGGCCGCGGGCTGACCGCGACCACCGCCCGAGTGGTCGTCGTCGACGCCGACGCCCCGGTCATACCGGTCGGTGTCGACGGCGAGGCCCTGACGCTGCCCACTCCGGTGCGCTGTCGTCTCGCGCCCGGCGCTCTGCGCGTGTGGGTGCCCCGGCACCGGCCCGGCGTGCCGCCCGTCGCACCGCCGATGGACTGGCGCCGGGTACGGACTCTGGCACTGTCGATGGGACGGGCGGCGGCCGGGCGCGGTACCGCTTGA
- a CDS encoding PP2C family protein-serine/threonine phosphatase, with product MRNKTDGLPRQLWDRARLAAVAATELIDTGPEQVFEDLAGLAARVTGSGRAFITLVDDRRSFWKACVGVDATAIEDRQNPVEESFCFFLIGLDGEPFIVDDAANDPRTRDHPSVEPMRIGAWAGYPLLGAGGEVLGSFCVIDDSPRVWTPADLTTLETLARSVGAEIGLRRSLTAARNAHTLSADLAHSLQQGLLPPALPLVPGVEVAASYLPASRAGRSDIEVGGDFYDLFRTRGSSWGAVLGDVCGKGVQAAQVSSMARYTIRAEAGENRSPAGLLDRLNTAMLAQHAPRFLTAVYARFRTTRGGLAGTLALAGHPPALVRRADGTVREIGRPGQLLGVFDPIRLADARFRLAPGDLLLLYTDGATEARARPGAPDREHDVFDDADLARTLADTAGMNATDTISHINDTLSARHEGWTSDDTALLALRVPEQHPG from the coding sequence GTGCGGAACAAGACGGACGGGTTGCCGAGACAGCTGTGGGACCGGGCCCGGTTGGCGGCGGTCGCGGCGACGGAACTGATCGACACCGGGCCGGAGCAGGTCTTCGAGGACCTCGCGGGCCTCGCCGCCCGGGTCACCGGCTCGGGGCGGGCGTTCATCACGCTGGTGGACGACCGGCGCTCGTTCTGGAAGGCCTGCGTCGGGGTCGACGCGACCGCGATCGAGGACCGGCAGAATCCGGTCGAGGAGAGCTTCTGCTTCTTCCTGATCGGTCTCGACGGGGAGCCGTTCATCGTGGACGACGCCGCCAACGACCCCCGCACCCGTGACCATCCCTCGGTCGAACCGATGCGCATCGGCGCCTGGGCCGGATACCCCCTCCTCGGAGCGGGCGGCGAGGTGCTGGGCAGCTTCTGTGTCATCGACGACAGCCCCCGCGTCTGGACGCCCGCCGATCTGACCACGCTGGAGACGCTCGCCCGCTCGGTCGGCGCCGAGATCGGTCTGCGCCGGTCCCTGACCGCCGCCCGGAACGCGCACACCCTGTCGGCGGACCTCGCCCACTCACTCCAGCAGGGCCTGCTGCCGCCGGCCCTGCCCCTGGTACCGGGCGTGGAGGTGGCGGCGTCCTACCTGCCCGCCTCCCGTGCGGGCCGTTCCGACATCGAGGTCGGCGGCGACTTCTACGACCTGTTCCGCACCCGCGGCTCCTCCTGGGGCGCGGTCCTGGGCGACGTGTGCGGCAAAGGCGTACAGGCCGCCCAGGTGTCCTCGATGGCCCGCTACACGATCCGTGCCGAGGCCGGCGAGAACCGTTCCCCCGCAGGCCTCCTCGACCGCCTCAACACCGCGATGCTCGCCCAGCACGCTCCTCGCTTCCTCACCGCCGTCTACGCCCGTTTCCGGACCACCCGCGGGGGCCTCGCGGGGACGCTCGCCCTGGCCGGCCACCCGCCCGCCCTCGTCCGGCGAGCCGACGGCACCGTCCGCGAGATCGGCAGGCCCGGACAGCTCCTCGGCGTCTTCGACCCCATCCGCCTGGCCGACGCCAGGTTCCGGCTCGCCCCGGGCGACCTGCTTCTCCTCTACACCGACGGCGCGACCGAGGCACGCGCCCGCCCCGGAGCCCCCGACCGCGAGCACGACGTCTTCGACGACGCCGACCTGGCCCGCACCCTCGCCGACACGGCCGGCATGAACGCCACCGACACCATCAGCCACATCAACGACACCCTGTCCGCCCGGCACGAAGGATGGACCAGCGACGACACGGCCCTCCTGGCCCTGCGCGTCCCCGAGCAGCACCCCGGCTGA
- a CDS encoding nuclear transport factor 2 family protein gives MIIPTAPEELYRHGLRLLLEKDVPAWMDLWDEDGIMEFPFAPPGWPARLEGRRAIADHMRHYPDHIDLHDFPEVTVHRTTVPETIVVEMRGVGRLVKTGGPFDMTYIAVVTVRDGLMTSYRDYWNPLAVQEPGVDFTGAGR, from the coding sequence ATGATCATCCCCACGGCTCCTGAGGAGCTCTACCGTCACGGTCTGCGGTTGCTGCTGGAGAAGGACGTCCCCGCATGGATGGACCTCTGGGACGAGGACGGGATCATGGAGTTCCCCTTCGCGCCTCCGGGTTGGCCCGCGCGGCTGGAAGGGCGCCGGGCCATCGCGGACCACATGCGTCACTACCCGGACCACATCGACCTCCACGACTTCCCCGAGGTGACGGTCCACCGGACCACCGTCCCCGAGACGATCGTGGTCGAGATGCGCGGCGTGGGGCGCCTGGTGAAGACAGGAGGCCCCTTCGACATGACGTACATCGCCGTCGTCACGGTCAGGGACGGTCTCATGACCTCCTACCGCGACTACTGGAACCCCCTCGCCGTGCAGGAGCCCGGCGTCGACTTCACGGGCGCCGGGCGATGA
- a CDS encoding NAD(P)H-binding protein, whose product MSDPNATLVIGATGTTGRRVTAGLLAEGHHVKAAGRTAAPVGGAQAVRFDWNEPATWGEALRGVDRAYLVPPVGSSDPAAVMLPFLHEAGAAGVRRAVLLGASAIPAGGPAVGQVHQALPGLFDEWAVLRPSWFMQNFTGSTPHARSIREGGVILTASGDGRIGFVDAQDIAAVAVRALVDEKSPDTDLILTGPQTFSHDDVAAILTESTGRTVVHRHLTFEQLRDRWAAEIPLEFASMLAAMDRAIADGAEDRTTDTVERLTGRPPGTFRAFVEREIA is encoded by the coding sequence ATGAGCGACCCCAACGCCACCCTGGTCATCGGCGCCACCGGCACCACCGGCCGCCGGGTCACCGCCGGTCTCCTCGCCGAAGGCCACCACGTCAAGGCGGCCGGACGCACCGCCGCCCCGGTGGGCGGCGCGCAGGCGGTCCGCTTCGACTGGAACGAGCCCGCGACCTGGGGCGAGGCCCTGCGCGGGGTCGACCGCGCCTACCTCGTCCCGCCCGTCGGCTCCTCCGACCCGGCCGCGGTCATGCTGCCCTTCCTCCACGAGGCCGGAGCGGCCGGCGTGCGACGCGCGGTGCTGCTCGGGGCGTCGGCGATCCCGGCGGGCGGCCCCGCGGTGGGCCAGGTCCACCAGGCGCTGCCCGGCCTGTTCGACGAGTGGGCGGTACTGCGGCCCTCCTGGTTCATGCAGAACTTCACCGGATCCACCCCGCACGCCCGCAGCATCCGTGAGGGAGGCGTCATCCTGACGGCCTCGGGCGACGGCCGCATCGGTTTCGTCGACGCGCAGGACATCGCCGCCGTCGCCGTGAGGGCCCTGGTCGACGAGAAGTCCCCCGACACCGACCTGATCCTGACCGGACCGCAGACGTTCAGCCACGACGACGTCGCCGCGATCCTCACCGAGTCCACCGGCCGCACCGTCGTGCACCGGCACCTGACCTTCGAGCAACTGCGCGACCGCTGGGCGGCCGAGATCCCGCTGGAGTTCGCCTCCATGCTGGCCGCCATGGACCGCGCCATCGCCGACGGCGCGGAGGACCGCACCACGGACACCGTCGAACGCCTCACCGGTCGTCCTCCGGGCACCTTCCGCGCCTTCGTCGAGAGGGAGATCGCCTGA
- a CDS encoding TetR/AcrR family transcriptional regulator, with protein MAQRTERADALRNREAVLAAADALFAASGSPQSVSMDDIAAAAGVGKGTLFRRFGDRAGLIGAVIASRLEPLRRAVREAQGAPGSSPRQRVADLLDASLRFKIENRNLMTAAEDAGLSSPYQAEHYGWWHEVLRTALDEVPGVDDADFTAHALLAAIRADLVAHLIDERGVDAEGLRSSLAGYIDKVLGAG; from the coding sequence GTGGCCCAGCGCACGGAACGCGCGGACGCCCTGCGCAACCGAGAAGCCGTCCTGGCGGCAGCGGACGCCCTCTTCGCCGCCAGCGGCAGCCCGCAGAGCGTGTCGATGGACGACATCGCCGCGGCCGCGGGCGTCGGCAAGGGCACCCTCTTCCGCCGCTTCGGCGACCGCGCGGGCCTGATCGGCGCGGTGATCGCCTCCCGCCTCGAACCCCTCCGGCGCGCCGTGCGGGAGGCGCAGGGCGCGCCGGGGTCCTCACCGCGACAGCGGGTGGCGGACCTTCTCGACGCCTCGCTGCGCTTCAAGATCGAGAACCGGAACCTGATGACGGCCGCGGAGGACGCCGGGCTCAGCAGCCCCTACCAGGCCGAGCACTACGGCTGGTGGCACGAGGTCCTTCGCACGGCGCTCGATGAGGTGCCCGGCGTCGACGACGCGGATTTCACCGCCCACGCACTGCTGGCCGCCATCCGCGCCGACCTCGTGGCCCACCTGATCGACGAACGGGGGGTGGACGCGGAGGGTCTGCGGTCCTCGCTCGCGGGATACATCGACAAGGTTCTCGGAGCCGGCTGA
- a CDS encoding HlyD family efflux transporter periplasmic adaptor subunit yields the protein MQFRQKALSKLQSPEELDLPVRFARPQGRLVLVVTVIVMAAASFWAFTGTVSSKLSAPGILTHAEGSYVLQTPVAGQVTAVLAEEGRLLTAGAPLLNVRTAQGDRPVRVVTGGRLATLVAKVGSVVSTGADVATVERVKDPQDPLVAVLYVPGAGASTIPVGATVDLTVQSVPKERFGTLRGRVKAVGRTPQTTAQIGGFLGDGGLAEQFTRDGNPVAVLVQLDPSTSTGTGYRWSSGDGPPDEVPSRTPVSGAVHLAVQRPVDWLLP from the coding sequence GTGCAGTTTCGCCAAAAGGCTCTTTCCAAGCTGCAATCGCCCGAAGAACTCGACTTGCCCGTACGCTTCGCGCGCCCGCAGGGCCGGCTCGTCCTGGTCGTCACGGTCATCGTCATGGCCGCCGCGAGTTTCTGGGCCTTCACCGGCACCGTGTCCTCCAAGCTGAGCGCGCCCGGCATCCTCACCCACGCCGAAGGCAGCTACGTACTGCAGACCCCGGTCGCGGGACAGGTCACCGCGGTCCTCGCCGAGGAGGGCCGGCTGCTGACCGCCGGCGCGCCCCTGCTCAACGTCCGTACGGCGCAAGGGGACCGCCCCGTGCGCGTGGTGACCGGCGGCCGGCTGGCGACACTCGTGGCCAAGGTGGGCTCGGTCGTCTCCACCGGTGCGGACGTGGCGACCGTGGAACGCGTGAAGGACCCGCAGGACCCGCTGGTGGCCGTGCTGTACGTGCCCGGCGCCGGCGCCTCGACGATCCCGGTCGGCGCGACCGTGGACCTGACCGTCCAGTCCGTCCCGAAGGAGCGGTTCGGCACGCTGCGCGGCCGCGTCAAGGCGGTCGGCCGCACGCCGCAGACCACGGCGCAGATCGGCGGCTTCCTGGGCGACGGCGGGCTGGCCGAACAGTTCACCCGCGACGGCAACCCGGTCGCGGTACTCGTACAACTGGACCCCTCCACCTCGACCGGGACCGGCTACCGCTGGTCCTCCGGCGACGGCCCCCCGGACGAGGTCCCGTCGAGGACACCGGTCAGCGGCGCCGTCCACCTCGCCGTGCAACGCCCCGTCGACTGGCTGCTGCCGTGA
- a CDS encoding NHLP family bacteriocin export ABC transporter peptidase/permease/ATPase subunit, with protein sequence MTAPRTGTPPRLPSSGHRRHRPESKGGTRRKPAPAPKGRTPRPVRTPTVLQMEAVECGAAALAMVLGHHGRFVPLEELRIACGVSRDGSRAGNLLKAARGYGLTAKGMQMGLAALAEVSGPAILFWEFNHYVVYDGMSRRLGRKGVYVNDPGKGRRFVPLDEFDTSFTGVVLTFEPGDGFRRGGRKPGVLGAMPARLRGTSGTMAAAVLSSLLLVAVGASVPALSRTYIDMFLIGEQTSLLGVLFASMAVALVLTATLTALQQANLLRGRIISSTLGGARFFRHLLRLPVTFYSQRNPADLVQRLQSNDTVAETLARDLAAAGVDAVVVVIYAVLLWTYDPQLTLVGVAVALLNVVALRIVIRLRATDTQKLRAESARLTNTSYSGLQLIETMKATGGENGFFRRWAGQHAVTLDVQQRLGVPSAWLAIVAPTLAAFNSALILMIGGLRAVEGHLTVGLLVAFQALVTSFTAPISRLGGVAGRIQDFAADVARLKDVENFPVDPVHSRREPAAGTRRLKGHVELEHVTFGYSPLDAPLLTDFSLSVGPGQQVALVGGSGSGKSTVSRLLSGLHTPWEGAIRIDGMRLEDIPRGALAASVSFVDQDVFLFEGTVRDNVTLWDPSIPDEAVVAALQDAAVHDVVARRPGGIHSRVEQDGRNFSGGQRQRLEIARALVRRPSVMVLDEVTSALDAVTEQVIIDNLRRRGCACVVIAHRLSTVRDSDEIVVLDRGAIVERGRHEHLVAARGPYAELVKEH encoded by the coding sequence GTGACCGCGCCCCGGACCGGCACACCGCCGCGACTCCCTTCGTCCGGACACCGACGGCACCGCCCCGAGTCCAAGGGCGGCACCCGCCGCAAACCCGCACCCGCCCCCAAGGGCAGGACACCCCGCCCGGTACGCACCCCCACCGTGCTGCAGATGGAGGCGGTGGAGTGCGGCGCCGCCGCGCTGGCCATGGTGCTCGGGCACCACGGCCGTTTCGTCCCCCTGGAGGAACTGCGCATCGCGTGCGGCGTCTCCCGCGACGGCTCCCGCGCCGGCAACCTCCTCAAGGCCGCACGCGGTTACGGGCTGACGGCCAAGGGCATGCAGATGGGCCTGGCCGCGCTCGCCGAGGTGAGCGGCCCGGCCATCCTCTTCTGGGAGTTCAACCACTACGTCGTCTACGACGGCATGAGCCGCCGGCTCGGCCGCAAGGGCGTGTACGTCAACGACCCGGGCAAGGGACGCCGGTTCGTCCCCCTGGACGAGTTCGACACCAGCTTCACCGGCGTCGTGCTCACCTTCGAACCCGGCGACGGCTTCCGCCGCGGCGGCCGCAAGCCGGGAGTCCTGGGCGCCATGCCGGCCCGCCTGCGGGGCACTTCGGGAACCATGGCCGCCGCCGTGCTCTCCAGCCTCCTCCTGGTGGCCGTCGGTGCCTCGGTGCCGGCGCTGAGCCGCACGTACATCGACATGTTCCTGATCGGGGAGCAGACCTCCCTGCTGGGAGTGCTGTTCGCCTCGATGGCGGTCGCCCTCGTACTCACCGCGACACTCACCGCGCTGCAACAGGCCAATCTGCTGCGCGGGCGCATCATCTCCTCCACCCTGGGCGGTGCCCGCTTCTTCCGGCACCTCCTGAGGCTTCCGGTCACCTTCTACTCCCAGCGCAACCCGGCGGACCTGGTCCAGCGCCTGCAATCCAACGACACGGTCGCCGAGACCCTCGCCAGGGACCTGGCCGCCGCGGGCGTGGACGCCGTGGTGGTCGTGATCTACGCGGTGCTGCTGTGGACGTACGATCCGCAGCTCACCCTCGTCGGCGTGGCCGTGGCGCTGCTCAACGTGGTGGCCCTGCGGATCGTGATCCGGCTGAGGGCCACCGACACCCAGAAGCTGCGCGCGGAGAGCGCCCGGCTGACCAACACCTCGTACAGCGGTCTCCAACTCATCGAGACCATGAAGGCCACGGGCGGCGAGAACGGCTTCTTCCGGCGCTGGGCCGGACAGCACGCCGTCACCCTCGACGTGCAGCAGCGGCTCGGCGTGCCCAGCGCGTGGCTCGCGATCGTCGCCCCCACGCTGGCCGCGTTCAACAGCGCGCTGATCCTGATGATCGGCGGCCTGCGGGCGGTGGAGGGGCATCTCACCGTGGGTCTCCTCGTCGCCTTCCAGGCCCTGGTGACCAGCTTCACCGCGCCGATCTCCCGGCTGGGCGGCGTCGCGGGAAGGATCCAGGACTTCGCGGCCGACGTCGCCCGTCTCAAGGACGTCGAGAACTTTCCCGTCGACCCGGTCCACTCGCGGCGCGAGCCCGCCGCCGGCACCCGACGCCTCAAGGGCCACGTGGAGCTGGAGCACGTCACCTTCGGCTACAGCCCACTGGACGCCCCGCTGCTCACGGACTTCTCGCTCTCCGTCGGCCCCGGGCAACAGGTCGCGCTCGTCGGCGGATCCGGCAGCGGCAAGTCCACCGTCTCCCGGCTGCTCTCCGGCCTCCACACCCCCTGGGAGGGGGCCATCCGCATCGACGGCATGCGGCTGGAGGACATTCCGCGCGGCGCGCTGGCCGCCTCCGTCTCCTTCGTCGACCAGGACGTCTTCCTCTTCGAGGGCACCGTCCGCGACAACGTCACGCTGTGGGACCCCTCCATCCCGGACGAGGCCGTCGTCGCGGCCCTTCAGGACGCCGCCGTGCACGACGTGGTCGCCCGCCGCCCCGGCGGCATCCACAGCCGCGTCGAGCAGGACGGTCGCAACTTCTCCGGCGGTCAGCGGCAGCGCCTGGAGATCGCCCGGGCGCTGGTGCGCCGCCCCAGCGTGATGGTGCTCGACGAGGTGACCAGCGCCCTGGACGCGGTGACCGAGCAGGTCATCATCGACAACCTGCGCCGACGCGGCTGCGCCTGTGTGGTCATCGCCCACCGGCTGAGCACGGTCCGCGACAGCGACGAGATCGTCGTGCTCGACCGGGGCGCGATCGTGGAACGCGGCCGGCACGAGCACCTGGTCGCCGCGCGGGGCCCGTACGCCGAACTGGTCAAGGAGCACTGA